The DNA region AGGGCGGGCGCGACGTCGTGGAACCGGCTCTGGGCGGCATGCAGCCAGCGCGCGCCCGCGGCCCGGCGCCGTCCCTCCCGGAAGTGCGGCTCCGCCGGCTTGTAGGCGCGGACCT from Thermoanaerobaculia bacterium includes:
- a CDS encoding haloacid dehalogenase, with protein sequence VRAYKPAEPHFREGRRRAAGARWLHAAQSRFHDVAPALAMGIPVAWVNRRKEPPSEAARPDFEVPDLASLADLVCG